One Nitrospira sp. DNA segment encodes these proteins:
- the hpnD gene encoding presqualene diphosphate synthase HpnD has protein sequence MMMTPTQAQTYCTTLTKKSGSNFYYSFLFLPKARRDAMYTVYAFCKEVDNAVDEPPPGSHPQEELARWRQELAATYSGTPTFPVTISLAQHVRALSIPQAYFEELIKGVEMDLTTKRYATFDQLSLYCYRVASVVGLICLHVFGTTSPRAQDYAVNLGMAFQLTNILRDLGNDAECGRVYLPQEDLARFGYREEDLLHRRYQPEFTELMKFEVERAKDFYAKAARALDSLPREERRALTVAEIMRGVYSRILQRIEESGFRVLGDRVSLSSSHRLAVAAGVWLRSRLPASAP, from the coding sequence ATGATGATGACACCGACTCAAGCTCAGACCTACTGCACGACACTCACAAAGAAAAGCGGGAGCAACTTCTATTATTCCTTTCTGTTTCTCCCGAAGGCCCGGCGCGACGCCATGTACACCGTCTACGCCTTCTGCAAGGAGGTGGATAACGCCGTCGATGAACCGCCGCCCGGCAGCCATCCCCAGGAGGAATTGGCGCGTTGGCGGCAAGAACTGGCCGCAACCTATAGCGGCACGCCGACTTTTCCCGTCACCATCAGCCTGGCGCAACACGTCCGTGCACTCTCCATTCCCCAGGCGTACTTTGAGGAACTCATCAAAGGCGTCGAGATGGATCTCACCACCAAGCGCTACGCCACCTTCGACCAGCTGTCACTCTATTGTTACCGCGTCGCCTCCGTGGTGGGATTGATCTGCCTTCATGTCTTCGGCACGACCTCGCCCAGGGCGCAGGACTATGCAGTCAATCTCGGCATGGCATTTCAATTGACGAACATTCTGCGCGACCTGGGCAACGACGCCGAATGCGGCCGTGTGTACCTCCCCCAAGAAGACCTTGCGCGTTTCGGTTATCGTGAAGAAGACCTGCTTCACCGGCGATACCAACCTGAATTCACGGAGCTCATGAAATTCGAAGTCGAGCGGGCGAAGGATTTCTATGCCAAGGCCGCCCGGGCCCTCGACTCACTGCCGCGAGAGGAACGTCGAGCCCTCACCGTCGCCGAGATCATGCGCGGCGTGTATAGCCGAATTCTGCAGCGCATCGAGGAGTCCGGATTTCGTGTCCTGGGAGATCGCGTCAGCCTGTCTTCCAGCCACCGATTGGCGGTGGCGGCCGGCGTCTGGTTACGCTCACGCTTGCCTGCGTCCGCTCCATGA
- a CDS encoding cobalamin-binding protein, translated as MNICSLVPGATEVVAALGLEHHLVGISHECDFPRHLAHVPVMVRGRIAADTHSSAQIDAQVGTLLSAGTGLYELDEARLLAAKPDLLITQDLCDVCAITPTQVARVLRALTPPPRMVTLSPHRLNDVLRDIETLGAAMDREEAGKQFAAGLRRRLDAVRSTVSTSSPRVRVACLEWLSPLYCAGHWVPDMVEAAGGIDALAAAGTPSQKIDWDALAASRPDVIILMPCGFTIARTKTELALLTNHPRWKSLPAVQRGEVYLVDALSYFSRPGPRLVEGVEQLAAILHPDCYGHQLPATVERLAMTQTSTR; from the coding sequence ATGAACATCTGTTCGCTCGTACCGGGAGCCACCGAAGTCGTGGCCGCGCTGGGGCTCGAACACCACCTCGTCGGCATCAGCCACGAATGTGATTTCCCCCGACACCTCGCGCACGTTCCGGTGATGGTCCGTGGTCGAATCGCGGCCGACACGCATTCAAGCGCTCAGATCGATGCCCAAGTCGGGACGCTGCTGTCAGCCGGCACGGGCCTCTATGAGTTGGACGAAGCACGCCTCCTGGCCGCCAAGCCTGATCTGCTCATTACCCAGGACCTCTGCGATGTCTGCGCCATCACACCCACGCAGGTCGCTCGAGTGCTGCGTGCGCTCACGCCGCCGCCGCGCATGGTCACCCTCAGTCCTCATCGGCTCAATGATGTGCTGCGCGACATTGAAACGTTGGGTGCGGCGATGGACCGGGAAGAGGCCGGCAAACAATTCGCCGCCGGCCTCCGTCGCAGGCTCGATGCGGTGCGAAGCACGGTTTCGACATCATCACCACGCGTGAGAGTGGCTTGCCTCGAATGGCTCTCCCCGCTCTATTGTGCCGGCCATTGGGTTCCCGACATGGTGGAAGCCGCGGGGGGGATCGACGCGCTGGCTGCGGCAGGAACTCCTTCTCAAAAAATTGATTGGGACGCACTCGCGGCGAGTAGGCCGGATGTAATCATCCTCATGCCCTGCGGCTTCACCATCGCACGCACCAAGACCGAACTGGCCCTGTTGACCAACCATCCCCGCTGGAAGAGTCTTCCGGCCGTGCAACGAGGCGAGGTCTATCTGGTCGATGCGTTGTCCTACTTCAGTCGCCCCGGCCCAAGGCTGGTTGAGGGCGTCGAGCAGCTGGCTGCCATCCTTCACCCGGATTGCTATGGCCATCAGCTTCCGGCCACCGTCGAACGACTTGCGATGACTCAGACTTCCACCCGATGA
- a CDS encoding HAD family phosphatase, protein MNDLRAIIFDFDGVIADTEPLHLAALQRVLADIDIPLTEAEYYADYLGFDDRGCFLAALQFHRREASPALLGELMDRKAQAYLAAIKHHLAIFPGVRELIHDAAARVPLAIASGALRNEIDMILEEAGLRKAFCHITSAEDVTRGKPAPDPFLHAMAGLNRQPAQPALTPKDCLVIEDSLPGIRAARAAGMKVLAVANTHTVQDLGEADAITHSLADTRLSDLRTRLWGPGQGSS, encoded by the coding sequence ATGAACGACTTACGCGCGATTATTTTTGACTTCGACGGCGTGATTGCCGACACCGAACCACTGCATTTGGCCGCCCTTCAGAGGGTCTTGGCCGACATTGATATCCCCCTGACCGAAGCGGAGTATTACGCCGACTATCTCGGCTTTGATGATCGCGGGTGTTTCCTGGCCGCCTTGCAATTCCATCGACGTGAGGCCTCCCCCGCACTCCTGGGCGAGTTGATGGACCGCAAGGCACAGGCCTACCTCGCCGCCATCAAACACCACCTCGCCATCTTTCCCGGCGTGCGCGAACTCATCCATGACGCAGCCGCGCGCGTTCCGCTCGCCATTGCGTCCGGAGCGTTACGGAACGAAATCGACATGATTTTGGAGGAAGCCGGGCTGCGCAAGGCGTTTTGCCATATCACCAGCGCCGAAGACGTCACGCGAGGCAAACCGGCGCCTGATCCGTTTCTCCATGCCATGGCCGGGTTGAATCGGCAGCCGGCGCAGCCGGCCTTAACCCCGAAGGATTGCCTGGTGATCGAAGATTCGTTGCCTGGCATCAGGGCTGCACGGGCAGCGGGCATGAAGGTGCTGGCCGTCGCCAATACCCATACGGTGCAAGACTTGGGCGAGGCCGATGCCATTACCCATTCCCTCGCCGACACCCGGCTCTCGGACCTCAGGACACGACTCTGGGGACCGGGCCAAGGCTCCTCATGA
- a CDS encoding SH3 domain-containing protein has translation MVSSMGIPAIGREWTNWRLLFASQPEPDLEFTEEDLDEAAPPPAPPMNAPKQSKKRPLLWILLLLLVGGIGYVAMDPDAALQLIQPYLDGGAETTPPVAQRPALPIPKPAAAPTPAPSAAPSPAPAPAMAPPTVVDSAPVAPVETPAQKPIPAAAAPVPAPVVKPAPAAVRIAGPVFAESQRVTVVADPTRPKAPMPLFVDSIGSKTSTTVPAGATLTILDGDYQKRGWMYAVRTQDGKKGWIAERHLKLKR, from the coding sequence ATGGTGTCATCTATGGGCATTCCCGCGATCGGTCGTGAGTGGACAAACTGGCGTCTCCTGTTCGCGAGTCAGCCCGAGCCTGATCTGGAATTCACCGAAGAAGACTTGGACGAGGCGGCCCCGCCTCCGGCCCCACCCATGAATGCTCCCAAGCAGTCGAAGAAAAGACCGCTGCTGTGGATCCTGCTCCTCCTACTCGTCGGCGGCATTGGCTACGTGGCCATGGATCCCGACGCAGCGCTGCAACTGATTCAACCGTATCTCGACGGAGGCGCGGAGACAACCCCGCCGGTCGCCCAACGTCCTGCGCTCCCCATACCCAAACCGGCCGCCGCACCGACGCCGGCGCCCTCAGCAGCTCCATCTCCGGCCCCGGCACCAGCCATGGCCCCACCTACCGTCGTTGACAGCGCACCCGTGGCCCCGGTGGAAACGCCGGCCCAGAAACCCATCCCTGCCGCCGCTGCCCCTGTTCCTGCACCGGTCGTCAAGCCGGCCCCGGCGGCGGTGCGCATCGCCGGTCCGGTGTTCGCGGAGAGCCAACGGGTGACGGTGGTGGCCGATCCCACTCGACCCAAGGCCCCCATGCCGTTGTTCGTCGATTCCATCGGCAGCAAGACCAGCACGACGGTCCCGGCCGGTGCCACGCTGACGATCCTGGACGGCGATTATCAGAAACGCGGGTGGATGTATGCAGTCCGCACCCAGGATGGCAAAAAGGGGTGGATCGCCGAACGCCATTTGAAGCTGAAACGCTGA
- a CDS encoding YjbQ family protein → MKSYREELWFETKTRRAYLNITAHVDAAVRKSGVREGLVLVNAMHITASVYINDDEGGLLQDYDAFLERLAPHEATYRHNETGEDNGDAHIKRQLMGREVVVAITDGKLDFGPWEQIFYGEFDGRRRKRVLVKIIGE, encoded by the coding sequence ATGAAATCGTATCGCGAGGAACTCTGGTTCGAAACGAAAACCAGACGCGCCTATCTGAATATCACCGCGCACGTCGACGCCGCCGTGCGAAAGAGCGGGGTGCGCGAGGGGCTGGTGCTGGTCAATGCCATGCATATCACCGCCAGCGTCTATATCAACGATGATGAGGGTGGGCTTCTGCAAGATTACGATGCGTTTCTCGAACGGCTTGCGCCGCACGAGGCCACCTATCGCCACAACGAGACCGGCGAGGACAACGGCGATGCGCACATTAAACGACAACTGATGGGCCGGGAAGTGGTGGTGGCGATCACGGATGGAAAGCTGGATTTCGGGCCTTGGGAACAAATTTTTTACGGCGAGTTTGACGGACGACGGCGCAAGCGCGTGCTGGTGAAAATCATCGGCGAGTAA
- a CDS encoding FHA domain-containing protein: protein MSQPDSPPTLLVRSPQGGTRVCALSRTPFTIGRAPENDLCLEDRAVSARHARIVNVQNLWFIEDLGSRSGTFVNEQTIDRRRLCDADSIRLGTYRLMFQDQQEGVAGSSHAQEPRLEDTPAVVSHRREAKTLSPDRHIGIVEILSGQTGQAQYRLTRQVSLVGAQDDAFITLTGWFAPKTAAMISRHSEGYVVSQTESRKPILINGRLAQGEQPLRHGDVVEVAGITMRFLLRDHTSSAA from the coding sequence ATGTCGCAGCCCGATTCACCACCCACACTCCTCGTGAGATCGCCCCAAGGCGGCACCCGAGTCTGCGCACTTTCTCGCACGCCCTTCACCATCGGCCGAGCACCGGAGAACGATCTCTGCCTGGAAGACCGTGCGGTCTCCGCCCGCCATGCTCGCATCGTCAACGTGCAGAACCTGTGGTTCATTGAGGACCTGGGGAGCCGCAGCGGCACCTTCGTCAACGAACAGACCATCGACCGTCGTCGGCTCTGTGATGCGGACAGCATTCGCCTCGGGACATACCGCCTGATGTTTCAAGATCAACAGGAGGGAGTGGCCGGATCGTCCCACGCCCAGGAACCACGCCTGGAAGACACACCCGCGGTCGTGTCCCACCGGCGGGAAGCCAAGACACTCTCGCCCGATCGCCACATCGGCATCGTCGAGATCCTCTCGGGGCAAACCGGTCAGGCACAGTACCGACTGACCAGACAGGTCTCCCTGGTCGGCGCGCAGGATGACGCGTTCATTACCCTCACGGGCTGGTTTGCTCCGAAGACGGCTGCGATGATCAGCCGCCACAGCGAGGGCTACGTCGTAAGCCAGACGGAGAGCCGGAAGCCTATTCTCATCAACGGCCGACTGGCGCAAGGAGAACAGCCACTCCGCCATGGAGATGTCGTCGAGGTGGCTGGCATTACGATGCGGTTTCTCCTGCGAGACCACACGAGCAGCGCGGCCTGA
- a CDS encoding Stp1/IreP family PP2C-type Ser/Thr phosphatase, with protein sequence MYTWHVTHGAASDIGLSRHHNEDRFHADPAAGLFIVCDGMGGHRAGEVASSRTIALIPQHIAAATADPTLPLVGRARHDCSVATNRLASAVRVANHQVYQEATHDQAYAGMGTTVVAAWLVGSILSIAHVGDSRLYLIRNKTIQLLTRDHSLVQEQVRSGLLTDAEALRAAHKHVLTRAVGVQALVDVELRERPVLNEDLLLLCSDGLTTGVSDDTILRVVLESSDLQTVSHQLIAVANDAGGSDNTTVVVVKVTQRASGLWGRLYGRLFSSSAMDPQ encoded by the coding sequence ATGTATACCTGGCACGTCACCCATGGAGCCGCCTCGGATATCGGACTCAGCCGCCATCACAACGAAGACCGTTTTCATGCCGATCCCGCAGCCGGCTTGTTCATTGTCTGCGACGGCATGGGAGGGCACCGTGCCGGAGAAGTGGCCAGCAGCCGCACCATTGCCCTGATTCCACAACATATCGCCGCCGCCACTGCCGACCCGACGCTGCCCCTCGTCGGCCGCGCTCGCCATGACTGTTCGGTCGCCACGAATCGATTGGCGAGTGCCGTGCGAGTGGCCAATCACCAGGTCTATCAGGAAGCGACACACGACCAGGCCTATGCCGGAATGGGAACGACAGTGGTCGCGGCGTGGCTCGTGGGGTCGATCCTCTCGATCGCGCATGTCGGAGACAGCCGCCTCTACCTCATCCGCAACAAGACGATTCAGTTGCTGACCAGGGACCATTCCCTGGTGCAGGAACAGGTCCGCTCCGGACTGCTGACCGATGCCGAAGCCCTGCGCGCGGCGCACAAACATGTGCTGACCCGCGCGGTCGGGGTCCAGGCCCTGGTGGATGTGGAACTGCGGGAGCGGCCCGTCCTGAACGAGGATCTTCTGCTGCTCTGCTCCGACGGATTGACCACCGGCGTCTCCGACGACACCATCCTGCGCGTCGTCCTCGAATCATCCGATCTTCAGACAGTCTCGCACCAACTCATCGCCGTGGCGAATGACGCCGGGGGGTCGGACAATACGACCGTCGTCGTGGTGAAGGTCACGCAACGGGCATCCGGCCTTTGGGGTCGCCTCTACGGCCGCCTGTTTTCGTCCTCCGCAATGGACCCGCAATAA
- a CDS encoding serine/threonine protein kinase produces MTTAWGWIGPYFIVIVLAILVGPFLASLPLFHHTFLRPLGMNASQVVLFIADGICLLMVWMGAARARYDLHDNGRGQTFLRAILFPAALLLIVLMASRAYEAHGIPVLGPPRQPLYTWLVTGGLIGSASWLTFAWVRHVDALTQAFTRRPRRRQPKQEAVPANQATDSVAAVEPAASAPTRPAGTAAGRNGGSPPAQLGRYHVVKELGRGAMGLVYLGKDPTIQRFVAIKTMRLDDIDSAEELKDFRDRFFREAESTGRLSHPNIVTVYDAGEQDGLAYIAMEYLEGTLLSCYCQKSTLLPSKHVLHIVAAVADALDYAHGQGVIHRDVKPPNIMLLKQRVVKVMDFGIAKMATASKTQPSLIVGTPRYMSPEQATGKDVDGRSDVFSLGVVLFELLTGERPFDADNMPALVTRITKAPHAPLMKYRQDLPTRVQSILDRALQKDIPNRYRHASDMAQDLRDVFQVMPR; encoded by the coding sequence ATGACCACAGCCTGGGGCTGGATCGGCCCGTATTTCATCGTCATCGTGCTGGCTATTCTCGTGGGGCCGTTCTTGGCCTCGCTTCCGCTGTTTCACCACACCTTCCTCCGGCCATTAGGCATGAACGCCTCGCAAGTCGTCCTGTTCATCGCCGACGGCATTTGCCTGCTCATGGTCTGGATGGGAGCGGCCAGAGCCAGATATGACCTGCACGACAACGGCAGAGGGCAAACGTTCCTCCGGGCCATTCTCTTCCCCGCCGCACTGCTCCTGATCGTCCTGATGGCGTCACGAGCCTATGAAGCACACGGGATTCCGGTCCTGGGACCGCCGAGGCAACCGCTCTACACCTGGCTGGTCACCGGTGGGCTTATCGGCTCAGCCAGCTGGCTGACATTTGCCTGGGTCCGCCACGTCGATGCCCTCACCCAAGCCTTCACCCGACGCCCCCGCCGCCGCCAGCCAAAACAGGAGGCCGTGCCTGCCAATCAGGCCACCGACAGTGTGGCCGCCGTCGAGCCGGCCGCTTCCGCACCAACTCGGCCGGCCGGGACCGCGGCCGGCCGCAACGGGGGGAGTCCGCCTGCCCAATTGGGGCGATATCACGTCGTGAAGGAATTGGGACGCGGAGCCATGGGCCTGGTGTACTTAGGCAAGGACCCCACGATCCAACGCTTCGTCGCGATCAAAACCATGCGCTTGGACGATATCGACAGCGCGGAGGAACTCAAAGACTTTCGCGACCGGTTCTTTCGCGAGGCGGAGTCGACCGGACGTCTGTCACATCCCAACATCGTCACCGTGTACGACGCGGGCGAGCAGGACGGTTTGGCCTACATTGCCATGGAATACTTGGAAGGGACGCTGCTCAGCTGCTACTGTCAGAAATCGACGTTGTTACCCTCCAAGCACGTGCTGCACATCGTGGCGGCCGTCGCAGACGCGCTCGACTATGCGCATGGCCAGGGCGTCATCCATCGGGATGTGAAGCCCCCCAACATCATGCTCCTGAAACAGCGCGTGGTAAAAGTGATGGACTTCGGCATCGCCAAAATGGCGACGGCATCGAAAACCCAGCCCAGCCTGATCGTCGGCACGCCGCGCTACATGTCGCCCGAACAGGCGACCGGGAAAGATGTCGACGGCCGATCCGATGTGTTTTCGTTGGGAGTCGTGCTCTTCGAGTTGTTGACCGGGGAACGCCCGTTCGACGCCGATAACATGCCCGCCCTCGTGACGCGCATCACCAAAGCCCCGCATGCGCCCTTGATGAAGTACCGTCAGGATCTGCCGACCCGCGTCCAAAGCATCCTTGATCGTGCCCTGCAGAAGGACATTCCGAATCGATACCGTCATGCCAGCGACATGGCGCAGGACCTGCGCGACGTCTTCCAGGTCATGCCGAGATAG
- a CDS encoding PHP domain-containing protein has product MSRIDLHLHTTHSDGSFSTREVMGFAKQAGLAALAITDHDIVEGIPEATAIGNELGIEVVPGVEISSRLGESELHILGYFLDWTDPVLAERLKTLRDSRHLRNPRIVQRLNELGIPITYDEVRALAGTESVGRPHIARLLMEKKFVTSAKEAFDRYLANGRPAFVDRELPEPATAVRWIREAGGVPVLAHPTWVRTSADGLRTLVRDLKAVGLGGIEVHYSTHTPSQTTEYLDLAKQCDLQVTGGSDFHGITKPDIEVGIGRGQLKVSHKLLDPLKKAATAA; this is encoded by the coding sequence ATGAGCCGCATTGATCTTCATCTGCACACCACCCATTCGGACGGCAGCTTTTCCACGCGCGAGGTCATGGGCTTCGCGAAGCAGGCCGGGCTCGCCGCGTTGGCGATCACCGACCACGACATCGTCGAGGGCATTCCGGAAGCGACGGCGATCGGGAACGAACTCGGGATCGAGGTGGTGCCCGGCGTCGAAATCAGTTCTCGGCTCGGTGAAAGCGAACTCCACATCCTCGGCTATTTTCTGGATTGGACCGACCCTGTGCTGGCGGAGCGGTTAAAGACGTTGCGCGACAGTCGTCACCTGCGCAATCCCCGGATCGTGCAACGTCTCAATGAACTGGGCATCCCCATCACTTACGACGAAGTGCGGGCGCTGGCTGGCACGGAGTCCGTGGGCCGTCCTCACATCGCCCGCCTCCTGATGGAGAAGAAATTTGTGACCTCGGCGAAAGAGGCGTTCGATCGATATCTAGCCAACGGCCGTCCGGCCTTCGTCGATCGGGAATTACCGGAACCGGCCACGGCGGTCCGGTGGATCCGCGAAGCAGGCGGCGTCCCGGTCCTTGCCCATCCCACCTGGGTTCGCACCTCGGCCGACGGCTTACGCACGCTGGTTCGCGACCTCAAGGCTGTCGGGTTGGGAGGCATCGAAGTCCACTACAGCACCCATACACCAAGCCAGACGACCGAATATCTCGACTTGGCCAAGCAATGTGACCTGCAGGTGACCGGCGGAAGCGATTTTCATGGCATCACCAAACCGGATATCGAAGTCGGCATCGGACGCGGCCAGCTGAAGGTCTCGCACAAACTGCTCGATCCGCTGAAGAAGGCCGCAACCGCCGCCTAG
- the folB gene encoding dihydroneopterin aldolase — MAGRIIIERLEFYGRCGVTEEERRKPQLIAVDLELDTALEPAGLSDRLDDTVDYARVAERVVALSTGLTCQLLETLAERLLDLLFAEFPVERVQLWIRKLHAPLAMVAGSVGVRYERTRAAQQPAQPTPLPFLVEQQGRIPKGLILDVAAGRGRNALYLLSQGSQVDAIDRDVEALTELGESAKARHLTGLTTRVLDLEEHPDRPPSLGQSAYDAVIVSYYLHRPLFPSLIDALKPNGILLYETFTIDNYFRHRHPRRWEFCLAPNELLRLTSPLRVLHYDEGEHDGGHGSGASYTARLVAQKAGPETP, encoded by the coding sequence ATGGCGGGGCGCATCATTATCGAACGTCTGGAGTTTTATGGCCGCTGCGGCGTGACTGAAGAAGAACGCCGCAAACCCCAGTTAATCGCCGTCGATCTCGAACTGGACACGGCGCTGGAGCCCGCCGGACTCTCCGATCGCCTCGACGACACCGTCGACTATGCACGCGTCGCCGAACGCGTGGTTGCGCTGAGCACCGGCCTCACCTGCCAACTCCTAGAGACCCTAGCCGAACGGCTGCTCGACCTGTTGTTCGCCGAATTCCCTGTCGAACGGGTACAGCTCTGGATTCGCAAACTCCACGCCCCGTTGGCCATGGTGGCCGGATCGGTGGGTGTCCGCTACGAGCGCACACGCGCGGCACAGCAGCCGGCACAGCCGACCCCCTTGCCGTTCCTCGTCGAACAACAGGGCCGAATCCCCAAAGGTCTCATTCTGGATGTCGCCGCAGGCCGAGGCCGCAATGCCCTGTACCTGTTGTCCCAGGGATCACAGGTAGACGCCATCGACCGGGATGTGGAGGCGCTTACCGAATTGGGCGAGTCGGCCAAGGCTCGGCACCTGACTGGGTTGACAACCAGGGTGTTGGACTTGGAAGAACATCCGGACCGGCCGCCGAGCCTCGGCCAGTCGGCCTATGATGCAGTCATCGTGTCGTACTATCTGCACCGCCCCCTGTTTCCGTCGCTCATCGACGCGTTGAAACCGAACGGCATCCTCCTATACGAAACGTTCACCATCGACAATTATTTCCGCCATCGGCATCCGCGCCGATGGGAATTCTGCCTGGCCCCGAACGAACTCCTTCGCCTGACGTCTCCCCTGCGCGTGCTGCACTACGACGAAGGCGAACACGACGGCGGCCACGGCAGCGGAGCGAGTTATACCGCGCGCCTCGTCGCGCAGAAAGCAGGGCCAGAAACACCATGA
- a CDS encoding caspase family protein produces the protein MANTPTSTSGKPKALSLHIGLNAVSPAAYGGWSGDLTACEFDAKDMAAIAKSQGMKPTVLLTKKGTRAQTLAAIRKAAKQLKKGDLFFLTYSGHGGQVPDVTGEETDKQDETWCLYDGQLIDDELYCELSRFAAGVRILVLSDSCHSGTVTRAIPRPTDGATTAGRSKMMPPAVAIRTYREHQRFYNKLQHDVAKAAGKAAAVDPDSVLAQLAVSPRLTAIAKDFNASVILISGCQDNQTSMDGDHNGAFTEQVLKVWNHAAYRGNYAKFHAAVTAGLPSSQTPNLFTLGTVAKFLRQQPFSV, from the coding sequence ATGGCCAACACTCCCACATCCACGTCCGGCAAGCCCAAAGCCCTCTCCCTGCACATCGGCCTCAACGCAGTCAGCCCCGCTGCCTATGGTGGCTGGAGCGGCGACCTGACGGCGTGTGAATTCGACGCCAAGGACATGGCCGCCATCGCCAAATCGCAGGGCATGAAGCCCACGGTGTTGCTGACCAAGAAGGGCACACGTGCGCAGACGCTGGCCGCCATTCGCAAGGCCGCCAAGCAGTTGAAGAAGGGCGATCTGTTTTTTCTCACCTATTCAGGTCATGGCGGACAGGTGCCCGATGTCACGGGGGAAGAGACAGACAAACAGGATGAGACTTGGTGTCTGTACGATGGGCAATTGATCGACGATGAGTTGTACTGTGAACTCAGCCGCTTTGCGGCAGGCGTGCGCATTCTCGTGCTGTCCGACAGTTGCCATAGCGGCACCGTCACCCGTGCAATCCCACGGCCCACCGATGGTGCCACTACGGCCGGCCGCTCGAAGATGATGCCTCCTGCGGTCGCCATCCGGACCTATCGGGAACACCAACGGTTCTACAACAAGCTCCAACACGACGTCGCCAAAGCCGCCGGCAAGGCTGCCGCCGTGGATCCGGACAGCGTCTTGGCGCAACTCGCCGTCAGCCCGCGCCTGACCGCAATCGCGAAAGACTTCAACGCCTCCGTGATTCTGATTTCAGGCTGTCAGGACAACCAGACCTCCATGGACGGCGACCACAACGGCGCATTCACCGAACAGGTGCTGAAGGTTTGGAATCACGCGGCCTATCGCGGGAACTATGCCAAGTTTCATGCGGCCGTCACAGCTGGGCTGCCTTCCAGCCAAACGCCCAATCTCTTTACGCTCGGGACGGTCGCAAAGTTCTTGCGACAGCAACCATTCAGCGTCTGA